A single Vanacampus margaritifer isolate UIUO_Vmar chromosome 7, RoL_Vmar_1.0, whole genome shotgun sequence DNA region contains:
- the LOC144054724 gene encoding ADP-ribosylation factor-binding protein GGA2-like isoform X4 → MNNCGKRFHGEAAKFRFLNELIKVLTPKYFGSWTAQTVKDRLTQVLYGWTLWLKEETKIQEAYSMLKKQGIIKKDPKLPDNIIMAPPPQRATDSVFDQEDKATLLDRLLKSGRPEDLETANRLIKSTMKEEQEKAEKVSKREFTLKAVESSTKQLREMLDKHTEATLQPGHQLKDLYDSCERLRPSLFRLASDTVDDDEALTQILAANDELTLVVNAYKERIGRRECNRRSKSEEAVTEKSETPASPRQIKSYHLIDLSALDSPQTDRKDDSPLAMDDDSPVFSSCLESTCNSAAEQNPPQSELLLLSPKSYYDELMQFNGVVCPANEMSGPLLRSRGCGENGSSTANEINIWSQNQQFTSLGSCSNTCQPAAPSGDGACPQHVLKNIFVPMETIKPSQLEPITIYDQGGIHVSLHFARDPPPAHPGVAVVVISTVNTSSLEVTDFIFQAAVPKTMSVKLQPATTTHLPPYNPLQPPPAIAQVILLANSHKCKMRLRYKLTLTQGRQQLTEIGEIQNFPDWTSLIGC, encoded by the exons ATGAACAACTGCGGCAAGAGGTTCCATGGCGAAGCAGCTAAATTCAGATTCCTCAACGAGCTCATCAAAGTACTGACGCCAAAG TACTTCGGTTCGTGGACTGCCCAGACGGTGAAAGATAGGCTGACTCAGGTACTTTATGGTTGGACACTCTGGCTCAAAGAGGAAACAAAAATTCAGGAAGCCTACTCCATGCTCAAGAAACAAG GGATCATTAAAAAGGATCCCAAACTACCCGATAATATCATAATGGCCCCTCCACCTCAAAGAGCCACTGACTCGGTCTTTGACCAGGAAGACAAAGCGACG CTCCTAGACAGATTATTAAAAAGCGGACGTCCCGAAGATTTGGAGACCGCCAACAGGCttattaaaagcacaatgaaagag GAGCAGGAAAAAGCGGAGAAAGTGTCAAAGCGTGAATTCACTCTGAAGGCGGTGGAGAGCAGCACCAAGCAACTCAGAGAGATGTTGGACAAACACACTGAAGCAACTTTACAGCCCGGTCACCAATTAAAA GACCTGTATGACAGCTGCGAGCGCCTGAGGCCGAGCCTTTTCCGGCTGGCTAGCGACACGGTGGACGACGACGAAGCCCTGACACAGATCTTGGCGGCCAACGACGAGCTCACGCTGGTCGTGAACGCCTACAAGGAGCGAATCGGGAGGCGAGAGTGTAACAGGAGAAGTAAGAGTGAAGAAGCAGTGACGGAAAAAAGCGAGA ctcCCGCCAGTCCCCGACAGATCAAGAGCTACCACCTCATCGACCTCTCGGCTCTCGACTCGCCTCAGACGGACAGAAAAGACGACTCGCCTTTGGCGATGGACGacgactcacctgttttttcctcttgtcTGGAAAGCACTTGCAACTCTGCTGCTGAGCAGAACCCTCCACAATCAG AGTTACTTCTTCTGTCTCCAAAGTCGTATTATGACGAGCTGATGCAG TTCAATGGAGTAGTCTGTCCGGCGAATGAGATGAGCGGCCCTTTGCTGAGATCTCGGGGATGTGGGGAAAATGGTTCTTCTACGGCAAATGAAATAAACATATG GTCACAAAATCAACAGTTCACAAGTTTAGGATCATGTTCAAATACCTGTCAACCAGCAGCACCTTCGGGGGACGGCGCTTGTCCGCAGCATGTGCTGAAAAATATCTTTGTTCCCATGGAGACCATCAAGCCTA GTCAGCTCGAACCCATCACCATATACGACCAGGGCGGCATCCACGTCTCTCTTCATTTCGCCAGGGACCCGCCGCCCGCTCATCCTGGCGTCGCCGTGGTCGTCATCTCCACGGTGAACACTTCATCCTTGGAGGTGACAGATTTCATCTTTCAAGCTGCCGTCCCAAAG ACCATGTCGGTGAAACTTCAACCTGCAACGACAACACACCTCCCTCCATACAACCCCCTCCAGCCCCCGCCTGCCATTGCTCAGGTCATCCTGTTAGCTAACTCACACAAG TGTAAAATGCGTCTGCGCTACAAGCTCACGCTGACGCAAGGACGCCAACAGTTGACTGAGATCGGAGAGATACAGAATTTCCCGGACTGGAcgtctctgattggctgctga
- the LOC144054724 gene encoding ADP-ribosylation factor-binding protein GGA2-like isoform X1, whose amino-acid sequence MAKDGGHPTLESWLNQATDPNNQDDRWDCIQAFFELINKEADGPQVALSLLAHKIQSPQEKEAIQALTVLEACMNNCGKRFHGEAAKFRFLNELIKVLTPKYFGSWTAQTVKDRLTQVLYGWTLWLKEETKIQEAYSMLKKQGIIKKDPKLPDNIIMAPPPQRATDSVFDQEDKATLLDRLLKSGRPEDLETANRLIKSTMKEEQEKAEKVSKREFTLKAVESSTKQLREMLDKHTEATLQPGHQLKDLYDSCERLRPSLFRLASDTVDDDEALTQILAANDELTLVVNAYKERIGRRECNRRSKSEEAVTEKSETPASPRQIKSYHLIDLSALDSPQTDRKDDSPLAMDDDSPVFSSCLESTCNSAAEQNPPQSELLLLSPKSYYDELMQFNGVVCPANEMSGPLLRSRGCGENGSSTANEINIWSQNQQFTSLGSCSNTCQPAAPSGDGACPQHVLKNIFVPMETIKPSQLEPITIYDQGGIHVSLHFARDPPPAHPGVAVVVISTVNTSSLEVTDFIFQAAVPKTMSVKLQPATTTHLPPYNPLQPPPAIAQVILLANSHKCKMRLRYKLTLTQGRQQLTEIGEIQNFPDWTSLIGC is encoded by the exons ATGGCGAAAGACGGCGGCCATCCAACTTTGGAGTCATGGCTCA ACCAGGCAACAGACCCGAACAACCAGGACGACAGGTGGGACTGCATCCAGGCCTTCTTTGAATTGATCAACAAGGAGGCTGATGG TCCACAGGTTGCTCTCAGTCTTCTTGCGCATAAAATCCAGTCTCCCCAAGAAAAAGAGGCTATTCAAGCTCTGACT GTTCTCGAGGCGTGCATGAACAACTGCGGCAAGAGGTTCCATGGCGAAGCAGCTAAATTCAGATTCCTCAACGAGCTCATCAAAGTACTGACGCCAAAG TACTTCGGTTCGTGGACTGCCCAGACGGTGAAAGATAGGCTGACTCAGGTACTTTATGGTTGGACACTCTGGCTCAAAGAGGAAACAAAAATTCAGGAAGCCTACTCCATGCTCAAGAAACAAG GGATCATTAAAAAGGATCCCAAACTACCCGATAATATCATAATGGCCCCTCCACCTCAAAGAGCCACTGACTCGGTCTTTGACCAGGAAGACAAAGCGACG CTCCTAGACAGATTATTAAAAAGCGGACGTCCCGAAGATTTGGAGACCGCCAACAGGCttattaaaagcacaatgaaagag GAGCAGGAAAAAGCGGAGAAAGTGTCAAAGCGTGAATTCACTCTGAAGGCGGTGGAGAGCAGCACCAAGCAACTCAGAGAGATGTTGGACAAACACACTGAAGCAACTTTACAGCCCGGTCACCAATTAAAA GACCTGTATGACAGCTGCGAGCGCCTGAGGCCGAGCCTTTTCCGGCTGGCTAGCGACACGGTGGACGACGACGAAGCCCTGACACAGATCTTGGCGGCCAACGACGAGCTCACGCTGGTCGTGAACGCCTACAAGGAGCGAATCGGGAGGCGAGAGTGTAACAGGAGAAGTAAGAGTGAAGAAGCAGTGACGGAAAAAAGCGAGA ctcCCGCCAGTCCCCGACAGATCAAGAGCTACCACCTCATCGACCTCTCGGCTCTCGACTCGCCTCAGACGGACAGAAAAGACGACTCGCCTTTGGCGATGGACGacgactcacctgttttttcctcttgtcTGGAAAGCACTTGCAACTCTGCTGCTGAGCAGAACCCTCCACAATCAG AGTTACTTCTTCTGTCTCCAAAGTCGTATTATGACGAGCTGATGCAG TTCAATGGAGTAGTCTGTCCGGCGAATGAGATGAGCGGCCCTTTGCTGAGATCTCGGGGATGTGGGGAAAATGGTTCTTCTACGGCAAATGAAATAAACATATG GTCACAAAATCAACAGTTCACAAGTTTAGGATCATGTTCAAATACCTGTCAACCAGCAGCACCTTCGGGGGACGGCGCTTGTCCGCAGCATGTGCTGAAAAATATCTTTGTTCCCATGGAGACCATCAAGCCTA GTCAGCTCGAACCCATCACCATATACGACCAGGGCGGCATCCACGTCTCTCTTCATTTCGCCAGGGACCCGCCGCCCGCTCATCCTGGCGTCGCCGTGGTCGTCATCTCCACGGTGAACACTTCATCCTTGGAGGTGACAGATTTCATCTTTCAAGCTGCCGTCCCAAAG ACCATGTCGGTGAAACTTCAACCTGCAACGACAACACACCTCCCTCCATACAACCCCCTCCAGCCCCCGCCTGCCATTGCTCAGGTCATCCTGTTAGCTAACTCACACAAG TGTAAAATGCGTCTGCGCTACAAGCTCACGCTGACGCAAGGACGCCAACAGTTGACTGAGATCGGAGAGATACAGAATTTCCCGGACTGGAcgtctctgattggctgctga
- the LOC144054724 gene encoding ADP-ribosylation factor-binding protein GGA2-like isoform X2, translating to MHAYQATDPNNQDDRWDCIQAFFELINKEADGPQVALSLLAHKIQSPQEKEAIQALTVLEACMNNCGKRFHGEAAKFRFLNELIKVLTPKYFGSWTAQTVKDRLTQVLYGWTLWLKEETKIQEAYSMLKKQGIIKKDPKLPDNIIMAPPPQRATDSVFDQEDKATLLDRLLKSGRPEDLETANRLIKSTMKEEQEKAEKVSKREFTLKAVESSTKQLREMLDKHTEATLQPGHQLKDLYDSCERLRPSLFRLASDTVDDDEALTQILAANDELTLVVNAYKERIGRRECNRRSKSEEAVTEKSETPASPRQIKSYHLIDLSALDSPQTDRKDDSPLAMDDDSPVFSSCLESTCNSAAEQNPPQSELLLLSPKSYYDELMQFNGVVCPANEMSGPLLRSRGCGENGSSTANEINIWSQNQQFTSLGSCSNTCQPAAPSGDGACPQHVLKNIFVPMETIKPSQLEPITIYDQGGIHVSLHFARDPPPAHPGVAVVVISTVNTSSLEVTDFIFQAAVPKTMSVKLQPATTTHLPPYNPLQPPPAIAQVILLANSHKCKMRLRYKLTLTQGRQQLTEIGEIQNFPDWTSLIGC from the exons ATGCATGCAT ACCAGGCAACAGACCCGAACAACCAGGACGACAGGTGGGACTGCATCCAGGCCTTCTTTGAATTGATCAACAAGGAGGCTGATGG TCCACAGGTTGCTCTCAGTCTTCTTGCGCATAAAATCCAGTCTCCCCAAGAAAAAGAGGCTATTCAAGCTCTGACT GTTCTCGAGGCGTGCATGAACAACTGCGGCAAGAGGTTCCATGGCGAAGCAGCTAAATTCAGATTCCTCAACGAGCTCATCAAAGTACTGACGCCAAAG TACTTCGGTTCGTGGACTGCCCAGACGGTGAAAGATAGGCTGACTCAGGTACTTTATGGTTGGACACTCTGGCTCAAAGAGGAAACAAAAATTCAGGAAGCCTACTCCATGCTCAAGAAACAAG GGATCATTAAAAAGGATCCCAAACTACCCGATAATATCATAATGGCCCCTCCACCTCAAAGAGCCACTGACTCGGTCTTTGACCAGGAAGACAAAGCGACG CTCCTAGACAGATTATTAAAAAGCGGACGTCCCGAAGATTTGGAGACCGCCAACAGGCttattaaaagcacaatgaaagag GAGCAGGAAAAAGCGGAGAAAGTGTCAAAGCGTGAATTCACTCTGAAGGCGGTGGAGAGCAGCACCAAGCAACTCAGAGAGATGTTGGACAAACACACTGAAGCAACTTTACAGCCCGGTCACCAATTAAAA GACCTGTATGACAGCTGCGAGCGCCTGAGGCCGAGCCTTTTCCGGCTGGCTAGCGACACGGTGGACGACGACGAAGCCCTGACACAGATCTTGGCGGCCAACGACGAGCTCACGCTGGTCGTGAACGCCTACAAGGAGCGAATCGGGAGGCGAGAGTGTAACAGGAGAAGTAAGAGTGAAGAAGCAGTGACGGAAAAAAGCGAGA ctcCCGCCAGTCCCCGACAGATCAAGAGCTACCACCTCATCGACCTCTCGGCTCTCGACTCGCCTCAGACGGACAGAAAAGACGACTCGCCTTTGGCGATGGACGacgactcacctgttttttcctcttgtcTGGAAAGCACTTGCAACTCTGCTGCTGAGCAGAACCCTCCACAATCAG AGTTACTTCTTCTGTCTCCAAAGTCGTATTATGACGAGCTGATGCAG TTCAATGGAGTAGTCTGTCCGGCGAATGAGATGAGCGGCCCTTTGCTGAGATCTCGGGGATGTGGGGAAAATGGTTCTTCTACGGCAAATGAAATAAACATATG GTCACAAAATCAACAGTTCACAAGTTTAGGATCATGTTCAAATACCTGTCAACCAGCAGCACCTTCGGGGGACGGCGCTTGTCCGCAGCATGTGCTGAAAAATATCTTTGTTCCCATGGAGACCATCAAGCCTA GTCAGCTCGAACCCATCACCATATACGACCAGGGCGGCATCCACGTCTCTCTTCATTTCGCCAGGGACCCGCCGCCCGCTCATCCTGGCGTCGCCGTGGTCGTCATCTCCACGGTGAACACTTCATCCTTGGAGGTGACAGATTTCATCTTTCAAGCTGCCGTCCCAAAG ACCATGTCGGTGAAACTTCAACCTGCAACGACAACACACCTCCCTCCATACAACCCCCTCCAGCCCCCGCCTGCCATTGCTCAGGTCATCCTGTTAGCTAACTCACACAAG TGTAAAATGCGTCTGCGCTACAAGCTCACGCTGACGCAAGGACGCCAACAGTTGACTGAGATCGGAGAGATACAGAATTTCCCGGACTGGAcgtctctgattggctgctga
- the LOC144054722 gene encoding 3',5'-cyclic-AMP phosphodiesterase 4C-like gives MKKSRSVLTVTGEEGVDAHITVGGGEKPESPRYSRSYTSGATLGAELRRGRSRRLSSSLQVPCWLRPRDRTRSPEVLGNVSRPTTLPLRIPPRISITQADADSYDGENGISPAHTPLGSQSPGLTLNTSFPQSQRRESFLYRSDSDYDMSPKTVSRNSSLASEGHTGEDFIVTPFAQVLASLRSVRSNFTILANVSTPTVKRSPLGGVCVSPRATLSDQQYQQLALDTLEELDWCLDQLETIQTHRSVSEMASNKFKRMLNRELSHLSEMSRSGNQVSEYISSTFLDKQNEEEIPSPTLKDKPMSQISGVRKLSHSSSLSSTSMPRFGVNTDHEDELAKELEDLDKWSFNIFQVAEFSNNRPLSCTMYTIFQERELLKTFRIPVDTFVTYVMTLEDHYHGNVAYHNSLHAADVTQSTHVLLSTPALDAVFTDLEILAALFAAAIHDVDHPGVSNQFLINTNSELALMYNDESVLENHHLAVGFKLLHQDNCDIFQNLNKRQRQSLRKLVIDIVLATDMSKHMTLLADLKTMVETKKVTSSGVLLLDHYNERIQVLRNMVHCADLSNPTKTLPLYRQWTERIMEEFFRQGDKERERGMEISAMCDKHTASVEKSQVGFIDYIVHPLWETWADLVHPDAQELLDTLEENREWYLTTMPQSPSPPPDRHLLHDRFQFEITLEDLEHNNRNHVHKRISGGQKDPSLDGQAESEAEDERNHNREQNGVSDEDEEAGEKEEEEEEENPAEEQVEEETGDTEKEEEADDEETKVAEDEDHPDEDGAPQEGEENVDAGDGNAEEEDEAEGHVEEEEDGAQGNIDEEVEDETAGDENEEEQEDGEEVEEKDAGEEETAEEEAEEGEEEKDGDGNDEEEES, from the exons ATGAAGAAGAGCCGCAGCGTGCTGACAGTAACTGGAGAAGAG GGTGTGGACGCTCACATAACGGTTGGTGGGGGTGAAAAGCCAGAGTCGCCGCGCTACAGCCGATCCTACACGTCTGGGGCCACGCTGGGGGCGGAGCTACGCAGGGGGAGGAGTAGGAGACTCTCATCTAGTCTACAG GTTCCCTGCTGGCTGCGCCCTCGCGACCGCACTCGCTCGCCAGAGGTCCTTGGCAACGTGTCGCGTCCCACAACGCTGCCCCTCCGCATCCCGCCGCGCATCTCCATCACGCAAGCTGACGCCGACAG tTATGATGGAGAAAATGGCATCTCCCCCGCTCACACGCCGCTGGGCTCGCAGAGTCCAGGACTCACTCTCAATACGTCCTTCCCCCAAAGCCAGAGGAGGGAGTCCTTCCTCTACCGCTCCGATTCAGACTACGACATGTCGCCCAAGACGGTGTCGCGCAACTCATCACTGGCGAGCGAAGG ACACACAGGGGAGGACTTCATCGTTACCCCTTTTGCTCAG GTTCTGGCCAGTCTGCGATCGGTGCGGAGCAATTTTACCATCCTAGCCAACGTCTCAACTCCAACAGTCAA GCGGTCTCCGCTGGGTGGAGTGTGTGTGAGTCCCAGGGCCACGTTGTCGGACCAGCAGTACCAGCAGCTCGCCCTAGACACGCTGGAGGAACTGGATTGGTGTCTGGACCAGCTGGAAACCATCCAGACGCACCGCTCTGTCAGCGAGATGGCGTCCAACAAG TTCAAGAGGATGCTGAACAGAGAGCTGTCCCACCTGTCCGAGATGAGTCGCTCAGGGAACCAGGTGTCAGAATACATCTCCAGCACCTTCCTGG aCAAGCAGAATGAGGAGGAGATCCCTTCCCCGACTCTCAAAGACAAGCCGATGAGTCAAATCAGCGGCGTGCGGAAACTATCACACAGCTCCAGCCTCTCCAGCACCTCCATGCCTCGCTTTGGGGTCAACACGGACCATGAGGATGAGCTCGCCAAG GAGTTGGAGGATTTGGACAAGTGGAGCTTCAACATATTTCAAGTTGCCGAATTCTCCAACAACAGACCACTTAGCTGCACCATGTACACCATCTTTCAG GAACGAGAGCTGCTGAAGACCTTCCGCATTCCCGTTGACACCTTCGTCACTTACGTGATGACACTGGAGGACCATTACCACGGCAACGTCGCGTACCACAACAGCCTCCACGCTGCCGATGTCACCCAGTCCACACACGTGCTCCTCTCCACTCCGGCCCTCGAC GCCGTCTTCACTGACCTGGAGATTCTTGCCGCCCTCTTTGCCGCCGCCATCCACGATGTTGATCATCCTGGAGTTTCCAATCAGTTCCTCATCAACACTA ACTCAGAACTGGCGCTGATGTACAACGACGAGTCGGTCCTGGAGAACCACCACCTTGCTGTCGGCTTCAAACTCCTACACCAGGACAACTGTGATATCTTCCAGAACCTCAACAAGCGGCAGCGGCAGAGCCTTCGCAAGCTCGTCATCGATATC GTTTTGGCCACAGACATGTCCAAACATATGACCCTGCTGGCTGACCTGAAGACTATGGTGGAGACGAAGAAGGTAACCAGCTCCGGCGTGCTCCTGCTGGATCACTACAACGAGCGCATTCAG GTCCTAAGGAACATGGTGCACTGCGCTGACCTGAGCAACCCCACCAAGACCTTACCCTTGTACCGCCAGTGGACGGAGAGGATCATGGAGGAGTTCTTTCGCCAGGGCGACAAGGAGAGGGAGCGCGGCATGGAGATTAGCGCCATGTGTGACAAACACACTGCCTCTGTGGAGAAGAGtcag GTGGGTTTCATCGACTACATCGTCCACCCGCTGTGGGAGACGTGGGCCGACCTGGTGCACCCCGACGCCCAGGAGCTTCTGGACACATTGGAGGAGAACCGCGAGTGGTACCTGACCACCATGCCTCAGTCGCCGTCGCCTCCCCCGGACAGACACTTGCTGCATGACCGCTTCCAGTTTGAGATCACGTTGGAGGACCTGGAGCACAACAACCGCAACCACGTCCACAAGAGGATCAGCGGCGGTCAGAAAGACCCCAGCCTTGACGGCCAAGCCGAGAGTGAGGCGGAGGACGAGAGGAACCACAACAGGGAGCAGAACGGAGTTagtgatgaggatgaggaggctggcgagaaagaggaagaggaagaggaagaaaaccCCGCAGAGGAGCAGGTGGAAGAGGAGACAGGCGACACCGAGAAGGAAGAGGAAGCAGATGATGAGGAGACCAAAGTAGCGGAGGATGAAGATCATCCGGATGAAGACGGAGCCCCGCAGGAGGGCGAGGAAAATGTGGACGCGGGAGATGGGAAtgcggaggaggaagatgaagcaGAAGGACAcgttgaggaggaggaagatggagCCCAGGGAAATATTGACGAGGAGGTGGAGGATGAAACGGCGGGGGACGAGAACGAGGAGGAACAAGAGGACGGAGAAGAGGTGGAGGAAAAGGATGCGGGGGAGGAAGAAACTGCTGAGGAGGAAGCAGAAGAAGGTGAAGAGGAGAAAGATGGGGATGGAAACGACGAAGAAGAGGAGAGTTAG
- the LOC144054724 gene encoding ADP-ribosylation factor-binding protein GGA2-like isoform X3 codes for MAKDGGHPTLESWLNQATDPNNQDDRWDCIQAFFELINKEADGPQVALSLLAHKIQSPQEKEAIQALTVLEACMNNCGKRFHGEAAKFRFLNELIKVLTPKYFGSWTAQTVKDRLTQVLYGWTLWLKEETKIQEAYSMLKKQGIIKKDPKLPDNIIMAPPPQRATDSVFDQEDKATLLDRLLKSGRPEDLETANRLIKSTMKEEQEKAEKVSKREFTLKAVESSTKQLREMLDKHTEATLQPGHQLKDLYDSCERLRPSLFRLASDTVDDDEALTQILAANDELTLVVNAYKERIGRRECNRRTPASPRQIKSYHLIDLSALDSPQTDRKDDSPLAMDDDSPVFSSCLESTCNSAAEQNPPQSELLLLSPKSYYDELMQFNGVVCPANEMSGPLLRSRGCGENGSSTANEINIWSQNQQFTSLGSCSNTCQPAAPSGDGACPQHVLKNIFVPMETIKPSQLEPITIYDQGGIHVSLHFARDPPPAHPGVAVVVISTVNTSSLEVTDFIFQAAVPKTMSVKLQPATTTHLPPYNPLQPPPAIAQVILLANSHKCKMRLRYKLTLTQGRQQLTEIGEIQNFPDWTSLIGC; via the exons ATGGCGAAAGACGGCGGCCATCCAACTTTGGAGTCATGGCTCA ACCAGGCAACAGACCCGAACAACCAGGACGACAGGTGGGACTGCATCCAGGCCTTCTTTGAATTGATCAACAAGGAGGCTGATGG TCCACAGGTTGCTCTCAGTCTTCTTGCGCATAAAATCCAGTCTCCCCAAGAAAAAGAGGCTATTCAAGCTCTGACT GTTCTCGAGGCGTGCATGAACAACTGCGGCAAGAGGTTCCATGGCGAAGCAGCTAAATTCAGATTCCTCAACGAGCTCATCAAAGTACTGACGCCAAAG TACTTCGGTTCGTGGACTGCCCAGACGGTGAAAGATAGGCTGACTCAGGTACTTTATGGTTGGACACTCTGGCTCAAAGAGGAAACAAAAATTCAGGAAGCCTACTCCATGCTCAAGAAACAAG GGATCATTAAAAAGGATCCCAAACTACCCGATAATATCATAATGGCCCCTCCACCTCAAAGAGCCACTGACTCGGTCTTTGACCAGGAAGACAAAGCGACG CTCCTAGACAGATTATTAAAAAGCGGACGTCCCGAAGATTTGGAGACCGCCAACAGGCttattaaaagcacaatgaaagag GAGCAGGAAAAAGCGGAGAAAGTGTCAAAGCGTGAATTCACTCTGAAGGCGGTGGAGAGCAGCACCAAGCAACTCAGAGAGATGTTGGACAAACACACTGAAGCAACTTTACAGCCCGGTCACCAATTAAAA GACCTGTATGACAGCTGCGAGCGCCTGAGGCCGAGCCTTTTCCGGCTGGCTAGCGACACGGTGGACGACGACGAAGCCCTGACACAGATCTTGGCGGCCAACGACGAGCTCACGCTGGTCGTGAACGCCTACAAGGAGCGAATCGGGAGGCGAGAGTGTAACAGGAGAA ctcCCGCCAGTCCCCGACAGATCAAGAGCTACCACCTCATCGACCTCTCGGCTCTCGACTCGCCTCAGACGGACAGAAAAGACGACTCGCCTTTGGCGATGGACGacgactcacctgttttttcctcttgtcTGGAAAGCACTTGCAACTCTGCTGCTGAGCAGAACCCTCCACAATCAG AGTTACTTCTTCTGTCTCCAAAGTCGTATTATGACGAGCTGATGCAG TTCAATGGAGTAGTCTGTCCGGCGAATGAGATGAGCGGCCCTTTGCTGAGATCTCGGGGATGTGGGGAAAATGGTTCTTCTACGGCAAATGAAATAAACATATG GTCACAAAATCAACAGTTCACAAGTTTAGGATCATGTTCAAATACCTGTCAACCAGCAGCACCTTCGGGGGACGGCGCTTGTCCGCAGCATGTGCTGAAAAATATCTTTGTTCCCATGGAGACCATCAAGCCTA GTCAGCTCGAACCCATCACCATATACGACCAGGGCGGCATCCACGTCTCTCTTCATTTCGCCAGGGACCCGCCGCCCGCTCATCCTGGCGTCGCCGTGGTCGTCATCTCCACGGTGAACACTTCATCCTTGGAGGTGACAGATTTCATCTTTCAAGCTGCCGTCCCAAAG ACCATGTCGGTGAAACTTCAACCTGCAACGACAACACACCTCCCTCCATACAACCCCCTCCAGCCCCCGCCTGCCATTGCTCAGGTCATCCTGTTAGCTAACTCACACAAG TGTAAAATGCGTCTGCGCTACAAGCTCACGCTGACGCAAGGACGCCAACAGTTGACTGAGATCGGAGAGATACAGAATTTCCCGGACTGGAcgtctctgattggctgctga